One stretch of Microcoleus sp. FACHB-672 DNA includes these proteins:
- a CDS encoding KTSC domain-containing protein, whose protein sequence is MQLHPVESSMIQAADYDEATEPLEVVFNSGKSYRYFQAPKDMWQGLLEAGSKGSYMG, encoded by the coding sequence ATGCAACTACATCCGGTAGAATCTAGCATGATTCAGGCTGCCGACTATGACGAAGCAACCGAGCCGTTGGAAGTTGTTTTTAATAGTGGCAAAAGCTACCGCTACTTTCAAGCCCCCAAGGATATGTGGCAGGGACTGCTGGAAGCTGGCTCTAAAGGTAGCTATATGGGCTAA
- a CDS encoding DUF3611 family protein, translated as MSNKSDRPALPPSVQRVVPVFRYAGWSSFWVQLVLAVVAGLIFLFCIPLAIPRGNAVNTANPGTGPGTFFAISGLVVLGISIYWSWRYTRVANQLQSANPNLRPKKADAMKLLRRGLLLNLVGMLLTLLGAEAINGTLLAKSFSSQGAFFTDPAAVSRLIQPLDIFLVLGNTHTIVAHFVGIATVLWLIEWVNKD; from the coding sequence ATGTCAAACAAATCAGATCGCCCTGCGCTTCCCCCATCTGTTCAGCGAGTTGTCCCTGTATTTCGCTATGCCGGCTGGAGTAGCTTCTGGGTGCAATTAGTTCTAGCTGTTGTTGCCGGCCTAATTTTCTTATTTTGTATCCCTCTGGCCATCCCGCGCGGCAACGCCGTCAACACAGCTAACCCCGGTACTGGGCCAGGGACATTTTTTGCGATTAGCGGATTAGTCGTCCTTGGTATCAGTATCTATTGGTCTTGGCGATACACCCGCGTTGCCAACCAACTTCAATCTGCCAATCCCAACTTACGCCCCAAAAAAGCAGACGCCATGAAACTTCTGCGGCGCGGATTGCTCCTAAATTTAGTAGGGATGCTGTTGACCCTTCTAGGGGCAGAAGCGATTAACGGGACTCTATTGGCCAAGTCATTCAGTTCTCAAGGCGCTTTCTTCACCGATCCGGCAGCAGTGAGTCGATTGATTCAACCCCTAGATATCTTTCTGGTGTTGGGGAACACTCACACGATTGTGGCGCACTTTGTCGGCATTGCTACAGTGCTGTGGTTGATTGAGTGGGTTAATAAAGATTAG
- a CDS encoding helix-turn-helix domain-containing protein translates to MALKPAAHSNVTSQTNLEASQEALRVLLGQIETELYQSDTYRRALASFETLLGENDQGSQILIKAVAREAIGLALKKFIKHYRALPAANQKGEGASAQDTLNPSAVADAGKPSAQTGTVLSQAISSAGMKSRTQKLSKAQLAAQKIELQREERLRQIGQELEQARQARFLSRQQLHRQTLVPLAHLEALETGHIEQLPEDVFVRGFIRRLANALGLDGAGMVASLPAPDPIKSVVPSWQRPLSESGMQLRTGHLYVGYTALMASAVGGLSWMSGQATPGAIAEPDPAALSPKTVSESIKPAEPTATPGLTSGKNRVAAGSDIAPPEALAF, encoded by the coding sequence ATGGCACTGAAACCGGCGGCGCACTCTAATGTGACTAGCCAGACAAACCTTGAAGCATCTCAAGAAGCCTTACGAGTTTTACTGGGTCAAATTGAAACTGAACTCTATCAGAGTGACACCTATCGCCGCGCTTTAGCCAGTTTTGAGACGCTGCTAGGGGAAAACGATCAGGGCAGCCAGATTCTGATCAAGGCAGTGGCCAGAGAAGCAATTGGACTGGCATTAAAAAAATTTATCAAACACTATCGAGCGCTGCCAGCCGCCAACCAGAAAGGTGAGGGCGCAAGCGCTCAAGATACCCTTAACCCGTCTGCTGTTGCCGATGCCGGCAAACCGTCTGCTCAAACCGGCACTGTTCTGTCTCAAGCAATCTCCTCAGCAGGTATGAAGAGTCGAACTCAAAAACTCTCGAAAGCTCAGCTGGCAGCCCAAAAAATCGAGCTACAGCGGGAAGAGCGTTTGCGCCAGATTGGCCAAGAACTGGAACAAGCACGTCAGGCTCGTTTCCTTTCCCGCCAGCAACTTCACCGTCAAACTCTAGTCCCACTCGCTCACCTAGAAGCGTTAGAAACAGGCCATATTGAGCAATTACCAGAGGATGTTTTTGTTCGGGGTTTTATCCGCCGGCTAGCGAATGCGCTGGGGTTAGATGGTGCCGGTATGGTTGCTTCTTTACCCGCACCCGACCCTATAAAATCTGTCGTACCGTCCTGGCAGCGACCTTTATCTGAATCTGGAATGCAATTGCGAACAGGACATTTGTACGTTGGTTATACCGCCCTCATGGCAAGTGCTGTAGGCGGACTTTCTTGGATGTCTGGGCAAGCAACACCTGGAGCAATTGCTGAACCTGATCCGGCTGCTTTATCTCCTAAAACTGTCTCTGAATCAATCAAGCCGGCGGAACCAACCGCAACGCCCGGTTTAACTTCAGGTAAAAATCGCGTAGCTGCCGGCTCTGATATTGCACCGCCGGAGGCGCTTGCTTTTTAG
- the proB gene encoding glutamate 5-kinase has product MPQTIVVKIGTSSLTVPATGNLALSTIATLVETLTDLRRQGHRVVLVSSGAVGVGCARLGLQERPRSIALKQAVAAVGQGRLIRVYDDFFTTLQQPIAQVLLTRTDLVQRSRYVNAYNTFQELLRLGVVPVVNENDTVAVEELKFGDNDTLSALVASLIEADWLFILTDVDRLYSADPREVPDAQPIALVQRLEQLTELQVQTGGSGTSWGTGGMATKIEAARIATGAGVRTVITAGAYPRNIDKILQGEPIGTQFEPQPRTDSARKRWIAHGLIPAGKLFLDAGAVAAICQLGKSLLPAGITGIEGEFNASDAVQLCDLSGREMARGLVNYSSPELQRIRGRKSDEISQILGYAGAETVVHRDNLVLSN; this is encoded by the coding sequence ATGCCGCAAACCATCGTTGTAAAAATAGGGACTTCTAGTTTGACGGTGCCGGCCACCGGCAACCTCGCCCTTTCCACCATTGCTACCCTCGTAGAAACCCTCACAGACCTACGTCGGCAAGGGCACCGAGTTGTTTTGGTTTCCTCTGGTGCCGTGGGGGTGGGTTGCGCTCGCCTGGGACTACAAGAACGACCTCGCAGCATTGCCCTGAAGCAGGCAGTCGCAGCAGTGGGCCAAGGCCGGCTAATCCGGGTATACGATGACTTTTTTACAACCCTGCAACAGCCAATCGCTCAAGTGCTACTGACTCGAACCGACTTGGTGCAGCGTAGCCGATATGTAAATGCTTACAACACCTTCCAAGAATTGTTGCGGTTGGGAGTGGTGCCGGTGGTCAATGAAAACGACACCGTAGCCGTTGAAGAACTCAAGTTTGGGGATAATGACACGCTTTCGGCACTGGTAGCCAGCTTGATCGAAGCTGACTGGCTATTTATACTCACCGATGTAGATCGGTTGTACTCCGCCGATCCGCGCGAAGTGCCAGACGCCCAACCGATTGCGTTAGTGCAGCGCTTGGAACAATTGACAGAGTTACAGGTACAAACCGGCGGCAGTGGCACCAGTTGGGGCACCGGCGGCATGGCAACCAAAATCGAAGCAGCACGCATTGCCACGGGTGCGGGGGTTCGTACGGTGATCACTGCCGGCGCTTATCCTAGAAATATTGACAAAATCTTGCAGGGAGAACCTATTGGCACTCAGTTTGAACCCCAACCCCGAACTGACAGCGCCCGCAAGCGCTGGATCGCTCACGGTTTGATTCCCGCGGGGAAGCTGTTTTTAGATGCCGGTGCCGTGGCAGCGATCTGTCAGCTGGGAAAATCGTTACTTCCTGCCGGCATCACCGGGATTGAAGGAGAATTCAATGCCTCAGATGCTGTGCAGCTATGTGATCTTAGCGGTCGGGAAATGGCGAGAGGATTGGTAAACTACAGCAGCCCGGAACTACAGCGAATTCGAGGGCGCAAGTCTGATGAAATTTCCCAGATTTTAGGTTATGCCGGCGCTGAAACCGTGGTTCACCGAGATAACCTGGTTTTGAGCAACTAG
- a CDS encoding YqeG family HAD IIIA-type phosphatase yields the protein MSWGKLLQPDLVLGDSILSLTPTIVQQYQLKGLVLDVDETLVPMRVAEASPEMRQWVDTIRPLAKLWLVSNNLSAYRIRSIAESLNVPYIMGAAKPSRRKLRQAVDGMNLPVDQVAMVGDRLFTDVLAGNRLGMFTILVEPVIDPTEAIRRYQWRSFEVWFSQILGATLTPPKQ from the coding sequence ATGTCTTGGGGCAAACTCTTACAGCCTGACTTAGTTTTAGGAGACTCAATTTTGAGTCTGACACCGACGATTGTGCAGCAATACCAGCTGAAAGGATTAGTCCTGGATGTGGATGAAACCTTGGTGCCTATGCGGGTTGCTGAAGCTTCTCCAGAAATGCGGCAGTGGGTAGATACTATTAGACCCCTGGCAAAGCTCTGGCTCGTCAGCAATAACCTCAGCGCCTATCGTATTCGCAGCATCGCCGAGTCCTTGAACGTGCCCTACATTATGGGAGCGGCTAAACCCTCCCGACGCAAGTTAAGGCAAGCGGTTGATGGCATGAACCTGCCGGTTGATCAGGTGGCGATGGTTGGGGATCGCCTTTTTACCGATGTCCTCGCCGGCAACCGCTTGGGAATGTTTACCATTTTGGTTGAGCCTGTCATCGATCCCACGGAAGCGATCCGCCGGTATCAGTGGCGTTCCTTTGAGGTGTGGTTTTCTCAAATCCTCGGAGCCACCCTCACGCCTCCAAAGCAATAA
- the mltG gene encoding endolytic transglycosylase MltG, translating into MKVVKRISKWSLFLAIILTTLGVCAWQGWSWWSWASAPPAGSVASGNSPQDKAVQLQIPPGTSAQQIGQDLESAGLIRSASAWKLWARWLMQRNGGGDFKAGTYNIAPTESMQEIANKIWAGDVVKLNFTIPEGWSLKQMAAYFESQGFFKAEDFLKAASEIPQAQYPWLPNGLPHLEGFLYPDTYELVGDDITPQAVLKQMLTRFEQLALPIYQKGDQQTKMSLLEWVTLASIVEKEAVIPGERARIAGVFTKRLQEGMSLGADPTVEYGLGVTQTPDKPLTLAQVNTPSPYNTYINAGLPPTPIASPGVESLKATLNPENTEFLYFVALYDGTHVFSRTLAEHEAAQAKIRDERSATEKSPN; encoded by the coding sequence ATGAAAGTTGTCAAACGCATTTCCAAGTGGTCGTTGTTCCTCGCTATCATACTGACGACCCTAGGAGTCTGTGCTTGGCAGGGCTGGTCTTGGTGGAGTTGGGCCAGTGCGCCGCCGGCAGGCTCGGTTGCTTCGGGAAACTCACCCCAAGACAAAGCGGTTCAGCTGCAAATTCCGCCCGGAACATCGGCTCAACAAATTGGCCAGGATCTAGAGTCAGCCGGTTTGATCCGTTCCGCGTCTGCTTGGAAACTATGGGCGCGGTGGTTAATGCAACGCAATGGGGGTGGGGATTTTAAAGCCGGCACTTATAACATCGCCCCCACAGAATCGATGCAAGAGATTGCCAATAAAATTTGGGCTGGCGACGTTGTCAAGCTCAACTTCACCATTCCCGAAGGATGGTCACTCAAGCAAATGGCTGCCTACTTTGAGTCACAAGGGTTTTTTAAAGCCGAAGACTTTCTCAAAGCAGCTAGCGAAATTCCGCAAGCCCAGTACCCCTGGCTGCCCAATGGGTTACCCCATCTCGAAGGTTTCCTATACCCCGACACCTACGAGCTAGTCGGTGATGACATTACCCCGCAAGCAGTTTTAAAACAGATGCTCACTCGGTTTGAGCAGTTGGCACTTCCGATCTATCAAAAAGGAGATCAGCAGACCAAGATGAGCTTGCTTGAATGGGTGACACTCGCCAGCATCGTGGAAAAAGAGGCTGTCATTCCTGGGGAACGTGCCCGAATTGCCGGCGTGTTTACCAAGCGCTTACAAGAAGGAATGTCATTAGGTGCCGATCCCACCGTTGAATACGGCTTGGGAGTTACCCAAACACCCGATAAACCCCTAACCTTGGCCCAAGTTAATACGCCTTCTCCCTATAACACCTATATCAATGCCGGCTTGCCGCCAACCCCTATTGCCAGTCCCGGCGTTGAGAGCTTAAAAGCTACTCTCAATCCAGAAAACACAGAATTTCTCTATTTTGTGGCGCTATATGACGGAACTCACGTCTTTAGCCGCACCTTAGCCGAACACGAAGCCGCTCAAGCGAAAATTCGGGATGAGCGTTCGGCTACTGAAAAATCACCCAACTAA
- a CDS encoding DUF3727 domain-containing protein has product MTKSQSPKENGRPSSDTVTLTDESGRTLTCSIEHSLELEGQEYVLLLPIDSPVEIFAWQAEGDDEEAVPIEDEDVDPLFSIAKAVLEEQNLTLKRTAITLTVEGDLPDLSSEDIGEDEDTEEGDYEELQWLASFYHEELEYAIYTPLDPFFVLARINDDGEPELLSPEEFQKLEPMLPALEGLIEDRLFDEELEE; this is encoded by the coding sequence ATGACAAAATCCCAATCCCCTAAAGAGAATGGGCGTCCTTCCTCAGATACCGTCACCTTGACGGATGAATCTGGACGGACGCTTACCTGTTCTATTGAGCATTCTTTGGAGTTAGAAGGTCAGGAATACGTTTTACTCCTGCCCATCGATTCTCCCGTCGAAATTTTTGCTTGGCAAGCAGAAGGGGATGACGAGGAAGCAGTCCCTATAGAAGACGAGGACGTTGATCCGCTCTTTTCGATAGCCAAAGCTGTTCTCGAAGAGCAAAACCTCACCCTCAAACGCACAGCCATCACCCTCACAGTTGAAGGTGACTTGCCGGATTTATCCTCCGAGGATATCGGGGAAGATGAAGATACAGAAGAGGGTGATTATGAAGAGCTACAGTGGCTAGCGAGCTTCTACCACGAAGAGCTAGAGTATGCCATTTATACGCCCCTCGATCCCTTCTTTGTTCTAGCTCGGATTAATGACGACGGTGAGCCTGAATTGCTCTCCCCTGAAGAGTTCCAAAAGCTAGAGCCAATGCTGCCAGCTCTAGAAGGACTGATCGAAGATCGGCTCTTTGACGAGGAACTAGAGGAGTAA
- the ruvX gene encoding Holliday junction resolvase RuvX, which yields MAARISALGLDLGSKRIGVAGCDGTGLIATGLTTIERTSFDRDVAQLRQLVEERQVQVLVVGLPYSMNGDVGFQAKSVQKFSNRLSEALQLPVEYVDERLTSFQAEQMIIAENRSPSRNKGLIDRKAAALILQQWLDERRQPKREGTLP from the coding sequence ATGGCAGCGAGAATTTCAGCTCTGGGTTTGGATCTTGGCAGCAAGCGCATCGGGGTGGCCGGCTGTGATGGCACAGGCTTAATTGCCACCGGACTGACGACCATCGAGCGCACCTCCTTTGACCGAGATGTGGCACAACTGCGTCAATTGGTCGAGGAAAGACAAGTGCAAGTGCTTGTTGTCGGTTTACCCTATTCCATGAATGGCGATGTGGGTTTCCAAGCCAAATCCGTGCAGAAATTTTCCAACCGCCTTTCTGAGGCACTGCAACTGCCGGTGGAATATGTGGATGAGCGCTTAACGTCATTTCAGGCGGAGCAAATGATCATTGCAGAAAATCGCTCTCCCTCGCGTAATAAAGGACTGATTGACCGCAAAGCAGCTGCCCTGATTTTACAGCAGTGGCTAGACGAGCGCCGACAGCCGAAGAGGGAAGGTACTCTACCGTGA
- a CDS encoding GNAT family N-acetyltransferase → MAPVSPQNPNTTIRPIQYRDLEVMEKRCAEEFEAETHSRLTDTCQQLSQARRWFGWLKLLSLFPNPYQYLFCCHVAEQEGKFRGMIQISPFNRTRSTWRVERVVIDPAASSQGIGSVLLRHCLEVVWEARTWLLEVNVNDKNALALYRQNGFQPLAQMTYWTIGPALQEQLANREPDLPTLLPVSNADAQLLCQLDTAAMPPLLRQVFDRHIQDFQTGLVSALIEGFRQWLAHTEVVSGYVFEPQRKAAIGYFQVQLSRDGSQPHVAQLTVHPAYTWLYPELLSQMARIAKDFPPQSLHLASADYQPEREEYLEQIGAERISHTLLMSRSVWHKLRESKLNALEALQLSDVLQGFQPARKPVPGRMSWLNPLQKNKPVTEPQPALNVVVSPEECAICKKTEPELHPGDSGLTN, encoded by the coding sequence ATGGCTCCTGTCTCACCCCAGAACCCCAATACCACGATCCGCCCCATCCAGTACCGGGATCTGGAAGTGATGGAAAAACGCTGTGCGGAGGAGTTTGAAGCCGAAACACACAGCCGTTTAACTGACACTTGCCAGCAATTGTCACAAGCTCGGCGCTGGTTTGGTTGGCTAAAGCTGCTGAGCCTGTTTCCCAATCCTTACCAGTACCTCTTTTGCTGTCATGTTGCCGAGCAAGAAGGCAAGTTTCGGGGCATGATTCAAATCTCACCATTTAACCGCACGCGGAGCACTTGGCGAGTCGAGCGAGTAGTCATCGATCCAGCCGCCTCTAGTCAGGGAATTGGTTCGGTGCTGCTGCGCCACTGCTTAGAGGTGGTTTGGGAGGCTCGCACTTGGCTGCTAGAGGTGAATGTTAATGATAAAAACGCTCTAGCTCTCTACCGGCAAAATGGGTTTCAGCCCTTGGCCCAAATGACCTACTGGACAATCGGGCCGGCACTGCAAGAGCAATTGGCCAATCGGGAACCGGATCTGCCCACTTTGCTGCCGGTGAGCAATGCCGACGCTCAACTGTTGTGCCAGTTGGACACAGCGGCCATGCCGCCGTTGCTTCGCCAGGTGTTCGACCGCCACATCCAAGATTTTCAAACCGGCCTGGTCAGCGCTTTAATTGAAGGCTTTAGACAGTGGCTTGCTCACACCGAAGTCGTGAGCGGCTATGTGTTTGAACCGCAGCGAAAAGCAGCGATCGGCTACTTTCAAGTGCAGCTCAGTCGCGATGGCTCACAGCCTCATGTCGCTCAGTTGACCGTCCACCCGGCTTACACTTGGCTTTATCCAGAATTGCTGTCCCAAATGGCCCGCATTGCTAAGGATTTCCCGCCCCAATCCTTACATCTGGCTTCTGCAGATTATCAGCCAGAACGGGAAGAGTATTTAGAGCAAATCGGAGCCGAGCGTATTTCCCACACGCTGCTGATGTCTCGCTCAGTTTGGCACAAGTTGCGTGAGTCCAAACTCAACGCCCTGGAAGCTTTACAGCTTTCTGATGTGCTTCAGGGATTCCAGCCGGCACGCAAACCTGTACCGGGCCGGATGTCGTGGCTTAATCCGCTGCAAAAAAACAAGCCGGTTACTGAACCGCAGCCGGCACTCAATGTAGTCGTAAGCCCTGAAGAATGCGCGATCTGTAAAAAAACTGAGCCAGAACTTCATCCAGGAGACTCAGGACTGACAAACTGA
- a CDS encoding F420-0:Gamma-glutamyl ligase, translated as MAESIGIGVGVAALLLGFAGLALELQYRRRPGNDLKLSQGDWKLEVVEPNRYLLVGEMEFHNQTHSLEIMLPEVRSEVSLLSKGSLEGITCRSQVIPLHPDATARDDGYWFGYIVKTGKKTRIKVSIEIQGPDLSQLQTAWIKVNYITYGPQGRIPKVRHVVVPLKYPEPGATAGSWRSTTVAEVLPVKTHILTHLDDPVEIVKRYIFPHSQKGDVVTIGETPIAIMQGRWHHPTDIKPGFVAKRLCYFFMPTSSLATACGMQTLVNIVGPARVVFAFVVGAIAKVFGKPGVFYQLAGEQARLIDDVTGTLPPYDQFIVLGPEDPQKVVERIQQETGLSAAIVDVNDLKAVKILAATPDLSAALLEQALRTNPAGNADEQTPLVLIRPKAQG; from the coding sequence ATCGCAGAAAGCATAGGAATTGGTGTAGGAGTCGCGGCTCTGTTGCTAGGGTTCGCTGGGTTGGCGCTAGAGTTACAGTACCGGCGGCGTCCCGGCAATGATTTAAAGCTGTCGCAGGGAGATTGGAAGTTAGAAGTTGTGGAACCCAACCGCTATCTTTTGGTCGGCGAGATGGAGTTTCATAACCAGACGCATAGTTTAGAAATCATGCTGCCGGAAGTGCGTTCGGAAGTCAGCCTGTTGTCGAAAGGTAGCTTAGAAGGCATCACTTGCCGCAGCCAAGTAATTCCCCTACATCCAGACGCAACCGCACGGGATGATGGATATTGGTTTGGCTATATTGTCAAAACCGGCAAGAAAACGCGCATTAAAGTATCAATCGAGATTCAAGGGCCGGATCTGAGCCAACTGCAAACTGCCTGGATCAAAGTCAATTACATCACCTATGGCCCTCAGGGACGCATTCCCAAAGTCCGCCATGTAGTTGTGCCGCTGAAATATCCAGAACCCGGGGCAACGGCTGGAAGCTGGCGATCTACAACTGTGGCAGAAGTGCTGCCGGTGAAAACCCATATACTCACGCACCTCGACGATCCGGTAGAAATCGTTAAGCGTTACATCTTCCCCCACTCCCAAAAAGGAGACGTGGTGACGATTGGTGAAACTCCCATCGCCATCATGCAAGGCCGGTGGCACCATCCCACCGATATCAAACCTGGATTTGTGGCCAAGCGGCTGTGTTATTTCTTCATGCCCACCTCTAGTTTGGCCACCGCTTGCGGGATGCAAACCTTAGTGAATATCGTCGGGCCGGCACGGGTGGTCTTCGCCTTTGTCGTTGGGGCAATTGCTAAAGTATTTGGCAAGCCTGGGGTATTTTACCAACTTGCCGGTGAGCAAGCGCGGCTAATTGACGACGTAACCGGCACCTTGCCTCCTTATGACCAGTTCATCGTCCTCGGCCCTGAAGATCCTCAAAAAGTTGTAGAACGAATTCAACAGGAGACGGGATTATCAGCCGCCATTGTAGACGTGAACGACTTGAAAGCAGTTAAGATATTGGCAGCGACCCCCGATCTGTCAGCGGCTTTGTTAGAACAAGCCTTAAGAACTAACCCAGCCGGCAATGCTGATGAGCAAACTCCGCTGGTTTTGATTCGACCGAAAGCTCAGGGTTAA
- the cruF gene encoding gamma-carotene 1'-hydroxylase CruF, producing MKLLITAERYFLIGHVGAMAFGLAGLLLVLPNPELILSLSSVGQSIFQWSMAGGGVVYIIFGAAAVAIYAYRQLGLRLWLAFMLPSVFLSLGSELLGTSTGFPFGHYQYLSGLGYKVAGLVPFTIPLSWFYMGLVSYLLARAGLERIGMANWVRHIAAIALGSLLLTAWDFVLDPAMSQTAFPFWEFQEVGAFFGMPYRNLAGWMGTGALFMSVAALLWGNTRISLQRSQLGLPLIVYVVNFAFGAIITLGALDARYLLPTSLSVLLGVVPAVILWWMAAPATQTVEDAPSEADSQIIERAELPAPPVEVAAKSGGR from the coding sequence ATGAAGCTACTGATTACTGCCGAGCGCTATTTCCTGATTGGCCATGTTGGGGCGATGGCGTTCGGACTGGCAGGGCTGCTGCTGGTTTTACCCAATCCAGAATTAATTCTGAGTTTATCGTCTGTCGGACAAAGCATCTTCCAGTGGAGTATGGCCGGTGGGGGGGTGGTTTATATCATCTTCGGAGCGGCTGCGGTGGCGATTTATGCCTATCGGCAGCTAGGACTGCGGCTGTGGCTGGCGTTTATGCTGCCATCTGTATTTCTGTCTTTGGGGAGTGAGCTGCTGGGCACCAGCACCGGCTTCCCGTTTGGCCATTACCAATACTTAAGTGGTTTGGGCTATAAAGTAGCCGGTTTGGTGCCGTTTACAATTCCTTTGTCTTGGTTTTATATGGGGCTGGTGTCCTATCTACTGGCACGTGCCGGCTTAGAACGCATCGGCATGGCTAATTGGGTTCGCCACATCGCGGCGATTGCCTTGGGTTCACTGTTACTCACGGCTTGGGACTTTGTTCTCGATCCGGCAATGAGCCAGACAGCCTTTCCGTTCTGGGAATTTCAGGAAGTCGGCGCTTTCTTTGGGATGCCTTACCGCAACTTAGCCGGTTGGATGGGCACCGGCGCACTGTTTATGTCTGTGGCAGCTTTGTTGTGGGGAAATACACGGATTTCATTGCAGCGCTCACAACTGGGTTTACCTCTAATTGTTTATGTGGTTAACTTCGCCTTCGGTGCGATTATTACCTTGGGTGCCTTAGATGCCCGGTACTTGCTTCCCACGTCGCTGAGTGTGTTGCTGGGTGTTGTGCCGGCTGTGATTCTATGGTGGATGGCTGCGCCGGCAACGCAAACCGTGGAGGATGCCCCCTCTGAGGCAGATTCCCAGATTATCGAGCGTGCTGAACTGCCGGCTCCTCCTGTGGAAGTCGCCGCAAAATCAGGCGGGAGGTAG
- the cruG gene encoding 2'-O-glycosyltransferase CruG, which produces MSINYWSLGLLLFQVPAVAILLSRLIKGPTRKLPIEPQPATLDLFGKVSVVVPTLNEAERIGPCLAGLTRQSYEVREIIVVDSRSQDGTAEMVKAAGEQDPRFRVITDDPLPAGWVGRPWALHTGFYHTSDGSEWFLGMDADTQPSPGLVAGLVATAEAEGYDLVSLSPQFILKYPGELWLQPALLLTLVYRFGPTGTGADTAERVMANGQCFLCRRSVLKQLDGYSSARSSFCDDVTLARNIAAKGFKVGFWDGAKVLKVRMYEGAAETWREWGRSLDLKDASSSGQIWGDLWLLLAIQGLPLPILLGYLFLSPPLALAPSLPLSLLGLNLFLLAIRFALNFAIAPSYDRSQASAGWMFWLSPLADPLAVVRIFLSAIQRPTQWRGRKYD; this is translated from the coding sequence TTGTCAATAAATTATTGGTCATTGGGGTTGTTGCTGTTTCAGGTGCCGGCGGTGGCGATTTTGCTGTCGCGTCTGATTAAAGGGCCAACCCGCAAGCTGCCGATTGAACCGCAACCGGCAACCCTAGATTTGTTCGGAAAAGTAAGTGTGGTTGTGCCGACGCTGAATGAGGCAGAACGAATTGGCCCATGTTTAGCCGGCTTGACTCGCCAGAGTTACGAAGTTCGGGAAATTATTGTGGTTGACAGCCGATCCCAGGATGGGACAGCAGAAATGGTGAAGGCTGCCGGCGAGCAAGATCCTCGATTTCGTGTGATTACAGATGATCCGCTGCCTGCCGGCTGGGTGGGGCGTCCTTGGGCGTTGCACACCGGCTTTTATCACACTTCTGATGGCAGTGAATGGTTTTTAGGAATGGATGCCGATACCCAACCCAGTCCCGGTTTGGTTGCCGGTTTAGTGGCAACGGCTGAGGCGGAGGGTTACGATCTGGTGTCTCTGTCGCCGCAATTTATTCTGAAATATCCAGGGGAATTGTGGTTACAGCCGGCACTCTTACTCACCCTCGTCTACCGATTTGGCCCAACTGGCACCGGCGCAGATACGGCAGAACGAGTGATGGCAAACGGCCAGTGTTTTCTATGCCGGCGGTCTGTTTTAAAGCAGCTAGATGGCTACAGCAGCGCCCGGAGTTCCTTTTGTGATGATGTTACCTTAGCCAGAAACATCGCCGCCAAGGGCTTTAAAGTAGGCTTCTGGGATGGGGCGAAGGTGTTGAAGGTGCGGATGTATGAAGGGGCGGCAGAAACTTGGCGAGAGTGGGGAAGATCGCTTGATCTCAAAGATGCTTCTTCATCGGGTCAGATTTGGGGCGATTTGTGGCTGCTGCTAGCCATTCAAGGTTTACCCCTGCCTATTTTACTGGGCTACCTGTTTCTGTCTCCCCCGCTTGCTCTTGCCCCCTCTCTGCCGCTTTCTCTGTTGGGATTAAATTTGTTTCTGCTGGCAATTCGGTTTGCTTTAAACTTTGCAATTGCCCCCTCTTATGATCGCTCACAAGCATCTGCCGGCTGGATGTTTTGGCTGTCTCCGTTGGCAGATCCTTTAGCTGTCGTGCGAATTTTTCTTTCAGCCATTCAAAGACCCACTCAATGGCGGGGGCGAAAATATGACTAA